The Panulirus ornatus isolate Po-2019 chromosome 19, ASM3632096v1, whole genome shotgun sequence genome includes the window gataaaaacttttcactgcttctaacaacttgcctcccacaccatatattcttaataccttccacagagcatctctatcaactctatcatatgccttctccagatccataaatgctacatacaaatccatttgcttttctaagtatttctcacatacattcttcaaagcaaacacctgatccacacatcctctaccacttctgaaaccgcactgctcttccccaatctgatgctctgtacatgccttcaccctctcaatcaataccctcccatataatttaccaggaatactcaacaaacttatacctctgtaatttgagcactcactcttatcccctttgcctttgtacaatggcactatgcacgcattccgccaatcctcaggcacctcaccatgactcaaacatacattaaataaccttaccaaccagtcaacaatacagtcaccccctttcttaataaattccactgcgataccatccaaacctgctgccttgccggctttcatcttccgcaaagcttttactacctcttctctgtttaccaaatcattttccctaaccctctcactttgcacaccacctcgaccaaaacaccctatatctgccactctgtcatcagacacattcaacaaaccttcaaaatactcattccatctccttctcacatcaccgctacttgttatcacctccccatttacgcccttcactgaagttcccatttgctcccttgtcttacgcaccctatttacctccttccagaacatctttttattctccctaaaatttactgatagtctctcaccccaactctcatttgccctttttttcacctcttgcacctttctcttgacctcctgtctctttcttttatacttctcccactcaattgcattttttccctgcaaaaatcgtccaaatgcctgtctcttctctttcactaatactcttacttcttcatcccaccactcactaccctttctaatcaacccacctcccactcttctcatgccacaagcatcttttgcgcaatccatcactgattccctaaatacatcccattcctcccccactccccttacttccattgttctcacctttttccattctgtacacagtctctcctggtacttccccacacaggtctccttcccaagctcacttactctcaccaccttcttcaccccaacattcactcctcttttctgaaaacccatactaatcttcaccttagcctccacaagataatgatcagacatccctccagttgcacctctcagcacattaacatccaaaagtctctctttcgcacgcctgtcaattaacacgtaatccaataacgctctctggccatctctcctacttacataagtatacttatgtatatctcgctttttaaaccaggtattcccaatcatcagtcctttttcagcacataaatctacaagctcttcaccatttccatttacaacactgaacaccccatgcataccaattattccctcaactgccacattactcacctttgcattcaaatcacccatcactataacccggtctcgtgcatcaaaaccgctaacacactcatttagctgctcccaaaacacttgcctctcatgatctttcttctcatgcccaggtgcatatgcaccaataatcacccacctctctccatcaactttcaattttacccatattaatcgagaatttactttcttacattctatcacatactcccacaactcctgtttcaggagtattgctactccttcccttgctcttgtcctctcactaacccctgacttcactccccagacatttccaaaccactcttcccctttacccttgagcttcgtttcactcagagccaaaacatccaggttcctttcctcaaacatactacctatctctccttttttcacatcttggttacatccacacacatttaggcaccccactctgagccttcgaggaggatgatcactccccgcgtgactccttcttctgtttcccattatatatatatatatatatatatatatatatatatatatatatatatatatatatatatatatatatatatatatatatataatatatatatatatatatatatatatatatatatatatatatatgtatatatatatatatatatatatttatatatatatatatatatatatatatatatatatatatatatatatatatatatatatatatatatatatatatatatatatatatatatatatatatatatatatatatatatatatatatatatatatatatatatatatatatatatatatatatatatatatatatatatatatatatatatatatatatatatatatatatatatatatatatatatatatatatatatatatatatatatatatatatatatatatatatatatatatatatatatatatatatatatatatatatatatatatatatatatatatatatatatatatatatatatatatatatatatatatatatatatatatatatatatatatatatatatatatatatatatatatatatatatatatatatatatatatatatatatatatatatatatatgtatatatatatatatatatatatatatatatatatatatatatatatatatatatatatatatatatatatatatatatatgtatatatatatatatatatatatatatatatatatatatatatatatatatatatatatatatatatattcacaacagTGTGAATGGAAGTGTTGTTCTGCTAGGTGACTTAAGGGCAGTTTGTGGCCAGCTCCAAGAAGCAGTACCAGGAACTCTTGTTGCCTCACACTCACCTTGGTGGTCTCAacttcaagagaaagtgcaaaacAACAAAAGCATTAGTACTAAAATGGCCCAGGATATTTCAGAACCTTTGAACTACTACGCAGCACTTCATCACCTGTACCAGCTGTTACCACATAATTGTATTATCGTCAGTGAAGGAGCCAATACCATGGACACTGGACGGACTATTTTGCTCAACAAATTTCCACGCTACAGACTGGATGCAGGTATTTTTGGTACAATGGGTGTTAGTCTTGGTTATGCCATTGCAGCAGCCTTATGGGCACAAGACCATGCTCCAGGCAAGCGAATCATATGTGTTGAAGAAGATTCTGCTTTTCGTTTTAGTGGTATGGAAATGGAAACAATTTACCGCTACAAACTACCCATCATAGTAATCATTGTAAACAATAATGGCATTTACAGTGGTTTGGACAAGGAATTGTTCAATGAAATAAGAGATGGAATGGATGCTGCTATTGCaactccaccaacatcacttcTGCCAACTGTACGCTATGAATGCATGGCTTCAATGTTCAGTGAAACTGGTTTCTTCTGTAAGTCTATCCCTGAACTGCAAGAGGCAGTTAGTCAGGctcttgaagaagaaaacaagcctTCACTTATTAATGTGATGATCAACCCTGGAGCTCAACGTAAAGTTCAAGACTTTGACTGGCTGACACGCTCCAAACTTTAAGTCAGAAGAATATGATgcatttgcatttcaaaatatcaacaacatgtgaatgaataattgttttgtatttttccttgtgttcacaAACAAGGATTGACTGAATCCTTATTGGTTTTATACATTACTTTTTGGCTTTTGTGGGAAGGCAGCACATTTATTTTAACAAAATTTCATAACATTATATTGTAAAGTATTATTAGGgatttatccctgtggataggggagaaagaatacttcccatgtatcccttgcatgtcgtagaaggcgactaaaaggggagggagcgggtggctggaaatcctcccctctcattttttttaattttccaaaagaaggaacagagaagggggccaggtgaggatattcccttaaaggttcagtcctctgttctcaacgctacctcgctaacgcgggaaatggcgaatagtttgaaagaaagaaaaagaatatatatatatatatatatatatatatatatatatatatatatatatatatatatatatatatatatatatattttttttttatactattcgccatttcccgcgatagcgaggtaacgttaagaacagaggactgggcctttgagggaatatcctcacctggcccccttctctgttccttcttttggaaaattagaaaaaaacgagaggggaggatttccagccccccgctaccttcccttttagtcgccttctacgacacgcagggagtacgtgggaagtattctttctcccctgtccccagggataatatatatatatatatatatatatatatatatatatatatatatatatatatatatatatatatatatatatatatatatatatatatatatatatatatatatatatatatatataatatatatatatatataatatatatatataatatatatatatatataatatatatatatatatatatatatatatatatatatatatatatatatatatatatatatatatatatatatatatatatatatatatatatatatatatatatatatatatgtatatatatatatatatatatatatatatatatatatatatatatatatatatatatatatatatatatatatatatatatatatatatatatatatatttatatttttttttgctttgtcgctgtcccgcgttgtcccgcgtttgcgatgtagcgcaaggaaacagacgaaagaaatggcccaacccaccctcatacacatatatacacatacgtccacacacgcaaatatacatacctacacagctttccatggtttacgccagacgcttcacatgccttgattcaatccactgacagcacgtcaaccctggtataccacatcactccaattcactatattccttgccctcctttcaccctccagtatgttcaggccccgatcaaacaaaatctttttcactccatctttccacctccaatttggtctcaatcttctcctcgttccctccacctccgacacatatatcctcttggtcaatctttcctcactcattctctccatgtgcccaaaccatttcaaaataccctcttctgctctctcaaccacgctctttttatttccacacatctctcttacccttacgttacttactcgatcaaaccacctcacatcacatattgtcctcaaacatcttatttccagcacatccatcctcctgcgcacaactctatccatagcccacgcctcgcaaccatacaacattgttggaaccactattccttcaaacatacccatttttgctttccgatataatgttctcgacttccacacattcttcaaggctcccagaattctcgccccctcccccaccctatgattcacttccgcttccatggttccatccgctgccagatccactcccagatctctaaaacacttcacttcctccagtttttctccattcaaactcacctcccaattgacttgaccctcaaccctactgtacctaataaccttgctcttattcacatttactcttaactttcttctttcacacactttaccaaactcagtcaccagcttctgcagtttctcacataaatcagccatcagcgctgtatcatcagcgaacagcaactgactcacttcccaagctctctcatccccaacagacttcatacttgcccctctttccaaaactcttgcattcacctccctaacaaccacatccataaacaaattaaacaaccatggagacatcacacacccctgtcgcaaacctacattcactgagaaccaatcactttcctctctccctacacgtacacatgccttacatcctcgataaaaacttttcactgcttctaacaacttgcctcccacaccatatattcttaataccttccacagagcatttctatcaactctatcatatgccttctccagatccatgaatgttacatacaaatccatttgcttttctaagtatttctcacatacattcttcaaagcaaacacctgatccacacatcctctaccacttctgaaaccacactgctcttccccaatctgatgctctgtacatgccttcaccctctcaatcaataccctcccatataatttaccaggaatactcaacaagcttatacctctgtaatttgagcactcactcttatcccctttgcctttgtacaatggcactatgcacgcattccgccaatcctcaggcacctcaccatgagtcatacatacattaaataaccttaccaaccagtcaacaatacagtcacccccttttataataaattccactgcaataccatccaaacccgctgccttgccggctttcatcttccgcaaagcttttactacctcttctctgtttaccaaatcattttccctaaccctctcactttgcacaccacctcgaccaaaacaccctatatcttccactctatcatcaaacacattcaacaaaccttcaaaatactcactcatctccttctcacatcaccactacttgttatcacctccccaattgcgcccttcactgaagttcccatttgctcccttgtcttacgcactttatttacctccttccagaacatcttttattctccctaaaatttaatgatactctctcaccccaactctcatttgccctttttttcacctcttgcacctttctcttgacctcctgtctctttcttttatacatctcccactcaattgcattttttccctgcaaaaatcgtccaaatgcctctctcttctctttcactaatactcttacttcttcatcccaccactcactaccctttctaatcaacccacctcccactcttctcatgccacaagcatcttttgcgcaatccatcactgattccctaaatacatcccattcctcctccactccccttacttccattgttctcacctttttccattctgtactcagtctctcctggtacttcctgacacaagtctccttcccaagctcacttactctcaccaccctcttcaccccaacattcactcttcttttctgaaaacccatacaaatcttcaccttagcctccacaagataatgatcagacatccctccagttgcacctctcagcacattaacatccaaaagtctctctttcgcgcgcctgtcaattaacacgtaatccaataacgctctctagccatccctcctacttacatacgtatacttatgtatatctcgctttttaaaccaggtattcccaatcatcagtcctttttcagcacataaatctacaagctcttcaccatttccatttacatcactgaacaccccatgtataccaattattccctcaactgccacattactcacctttgcattcaaatcacccatcactataacccggtctcgtgcatcaaaagcactaacacactcattcagctgctcccaaaacacttgcctcttatgatctttcttctcatggccaggtgcatatgcaccaataatcacccatctctctccatcatctttcagttttacccatattaatcgagaatttactttcttacattctatcacatgatcccacaactcctgtttcaggagtactgctactccttcccttgctcttgtcctctcactaacccctcactttactcccaagacattcccaaaccactcttcccctttacccttgagcttcgtttcactcagagccaaaacatccaggttcctttcctcaaacatactacctatctctccttttttcacatcttggttacatccacacacatttaggcaccccaatctgagccttcgaggaggatgagcactccccgcgtgactccttcttctgtttcccatttttagaaagttaaaaaagtacaaggaggggaggatttctggccccccgctcccgtcccctctagtcgctttctacgacacgcgagaaatgcgtgggaagtattctttcacccctatccccagggatgatatacgtatatatatacacatacacacacatacacacacacacacgcacatatacacacacacacacatacatatatatgcatatgaaaaatgtgtgcCACCAACTACCTGCCACCGCCACCAACCTGCTCCTGCCAACAGCTCATCAGTGAAACCTCACTAGCACCAACACCTGCCACCGTTGGCCTGTTCCTGCCAACACGTCATCAGTGACCCATTAGTCatgagcgataccagtttgcatcagccttcactcctgcctgcagtagcatgctttccgacatgtttcatgagctcctcttcgccaacggaactaccttggcccaccagtgatgctactacttttgtgaatcaagaaccagtgcaacacaaacctcgccaggtggtagagtgtcccgcagtgtatcgagacagacttccccagaacttttttttaaaagtgaagtaaatgtttatagttgtgttactggagtgatagttttcatacatggtgctttgacaagaaaatagtgaaattggaaaaaatgtagcttagacatttgaagcttattgatacagtggttaaattgatgagaactactattgacgtttgtgtaaataaattgaacatttcctttttccatagccagaggttgaaccattatgtgacattcattttttcatttcatttcaagctggaagtttcatatatatatatatatatatatatatatatatatatatatatatatatatatatatatatatatatttttttttctttcatactattcgccatttcccgcgttagcaaggtagcgttaagaacagaggactgggcctctgagggaatatcctcacctggcctcgttctctgttccttcttttggaaaatcaaaaaaaaatgagaggggaggatttccagccccccgctccctccccttttagtcgccttctacgacacgcagggaatacgtgggaagtattctttctcccctatccccagggataatataaatatatatatatatatatatatatatatatatatatatatatatatatatatatatatatatatatatatatatatatatatatatatacatatatatccagaggaaggagagtgaaattgaaatacatttcgctgataaagaaagggttataagggattataaggatcagtgacaaaattagaattagtaaaacataagaaaaaggaaaagacctaGATAAGAAAAAACTAAATCTCAAGAAAGTGGAgtgcaacgaaaaaaaaagactattgctAATAAAAAAAGGATTATGAGAGATTATAAGGATGAGTGATAAAATTAGGAAGAATGAATACAACATAGGAAGGGAGTTCAGAGAATGCAACCAGCTACCACAGGAGACGGCTGGCGAGAAAGACTAGAGTAGAAAGAAGAGGCGTGTGGGTTGCTGTCTTCTGACTGCTGCTGTACGACACAGACCCCTGTGAGCCGAACAGGTGGCTATAGTTGTGGGGTAACTCAACAGAGAGGGTCGTCTCGCTGCTCAGCCAGTACATTTCGGGGATGGACGCCACACACTTCACTTGCAGACCGTCCAGCTGCACCATGGTCAGCCGCAGGGGAAACTGCAGGCTCTTTACGGCCGTCTCCAACCCCGACGTCTCGTTCACAAACACCAGCTCCCGACTGTCCCAAGTAGGGTCAACAGACTCGTCGTTGATGTAGAAGGTGAGGTTTGGGGCAGGCCTGGCGCCGTGGGACGTACAGTTGACGGTGATCAGCTGCTGAAGCCTGTAGGGTCCAACTCCATCTTCGATAATCCTTGGCTGCTCGTCTGGCAAATCTACGACAATCAAGAGGGCACTGTCTGAGGAGGTTTTGAACACAGGGGCTTCCCCAGACACCTCGCATCGGTAGTTGCCCCCGGCCGCCTCCGTCAAGTTGTGTATAAGGACGCGTCCGCGGTGCGACTGCTGGGGGTCCACATCGAAGTAAGGTACCGGGAAAATCCTGACCGAGGGTGTCTCGAGGGGCGTCCAGCGGTAGAACTCGTATATGCCGAAGTACCATTTGAGCGAGTAGACGTGGTCCCCTTCGTCCGcccactcacacaccagccacccgcCCTCGCCTACTGCCAGGGACGCAGGTACCTCCAACCTGGTGATCCTGATGGCCAACGACACTCCTTGGATGATGAGAAGACGGAGAATGACGGCAGTAAATGAGGGTGTGGACGTCATGCTGCTGAGCTGGGAGTCAACGTGCGCCTGTATTCTGGTGTTTCCAACACTTGTTGATTCACTGCGACCCGGCCGATTCCCAGCTCTTGAGAGATTTTCACTAATTGACCATtgctcactttatatatatatatatatatatatatatatatacatatatatatatacatatatatatatatatttatatatatatatacatatatatatatatatatatatatatatatatatatatatatatatatatatatatatatatatatatatatatatattttttttttttttttttttgctttgtcgctgtctcccgcgtttgcgaggtagcgcaaggaaacagacgaaagaaatggcccaacccacccccatacacatgtatatacatacgtccacacacgcaattatacatatctacacagctttccatggtttaccccagacgcttcacatgccctgattcagtccactgaaagcatgtcaaccccggtataccacatcgatccaattcactctattccttgccctcctttcaccatcctgcatgttcaggccccgatcatacaaaatctttttcactccatctttccacctccaatttggtctcccacttctcctcgttccctccacctccgacacatatatcctcttggtcaatctttcctcactcattctctccatgtgcccaaaccatttcaaacaccctcttctgctctctcaaccacgctctttttatttccgcacatctctcatacccttacgttacttactcgatcaaaccacctcacaccacacattgtcctcaaacatctcatttccagcacatccatcctcctgcgcaagactttatccatagcccatgcctcgcaaccatacaacattgttggaa containing:
- the LOC139755281 gene encoding uncharacterized protein, which gives rise to MTSTPSFTAVILRLLIIQGVSLAIRITRLEVPASLAVGEGGWLVCEWADEGDHVYSLKWYFGIYEFYRWTPLETPSVRIFPVPYFDVDPQQSHRGRVLIHNLTEAAGGNYRCEVSGEAPVFKTSSDSALLIVVDLPDEQPRIIEDGVGPYRLQQLITVNCTSHGARPAPNLTFYINDESVDPTWDSRELVFVNETSGLETAVKSLQFPLRLTMVQLDGLQVKCVASIPEMYWLSSETTLSVELPHNYSHLFGSQGSVSYSSSQKTATHTPLLSTLVFLASRLLW